In the Desulfuromonas sp. DDH964 genome, CCGAGGCGAGAATATTGCCGACCTCCTTCATCGTCGAGGCACCCAGTTCGTCGAAGAGCAGCCCTTCCGCTTCGCTGCCGAGCAGACGCTGCAGCAGGCGCTGGGCGCTGTCGCGCGGGAAGATCAGCAGGATATTGCCGCGCGCGTCCCCGAGTACCCGCAGGGTGATGCCGGCAACCACCTTCTCCGCACCACCGAGGAGTTCGGGAACCTGGCCGATATCGGTCACCGTCACCCGCGGCACCCGCAGGTAAACCGTCTCGCCGATCAGCTGCGACAGGGCCGTCGCCGCATGCCCCATGCCGATATTACTGATCTCCCGGAGGGCGTCGAGTTGGTTTTCATTCAGCAGGGGAAAGCTCATTTGGCCTCTTCTGGGTGCGGGCCGCGACCGGCACCGGGACGGGTTTCCAGCAGGGACTGCGGGTCGAGCAGGAAAACGATATGGCCATCACCGAGTATTGCCGCTCCGGAGAGCCCGGCGATCTGGTTGAGGGGAAATTCGAGCGCCTTGACAAAGACTTCCCGTTGGCCGGCGAGGCGATCGACCACCAGGCCGACGCGGCGCCCGCGCAGCTCGGTGATCACCATTTGCACGCCGCCGCCGGGAGAAGCCGGCGGCAGACCGAGGATCTTGTGCAACGAAAGGAGGGGGACCACATCCTCGTCGAGGCGGATGACCAGTTGCCGGCCTGAAGAGCGCACCTCGTTGCGGGGGACTTCGAGGGTACGCACCACGCGGGTGATCGGGATTGCCAGGGTCTGGCCGCCGCAGGTGACCAGCAGCACCTGGATGATGGCGACCGAGAGCGGCAGCTGGAGGATGATCCGCGTTCCCGCGCCGGGCTGGGACTGGATATCGAGGAGACCGCCGAGATTCTCCACCGCCGACTTGACGACGTCCATGCCGACGCCGCGCCCCGAAGTCTCGGTCACCACCGGGGCGGTGGAAAAACCAGGGTGACAAACCCACTGCAGGACGTCGCGGTCACGCAAGCTCTTGACCTGGGCCGGGGAAAGGAGTCCCTTCTCCAGGATCTTGCGGCGGATCAGGGCCGGGTCCATGCCGCGGCCGTCGTCGGCGACCTCGATCAGCACCAGGTCCTTCTCGCGCCAGGCCCGTACCGTCACCTTGCCCTGGCGGTCGATGCCATGGTCAACGGCGTTGCGCACCATGTGCACCAGGGGATCGGCGAGCTCCTCGAGGATCGCCCGGTCGAGCTCGACCTCGTCCCCCTCGACCTGCAGCACGATCTCCTTGCCGGTTTTCCGGGCCAGGTCGCGAACCACGCGCGGCAACCGCCCGGTGATGCTCTCGACCGGCATCATCCGGACCTGGAGGACATGATGGTGGAGATCGGTGAGGAGACGGGTGAGCTGGCCGATGCCGTTCTTGACCTCTCCCCACTGGCTGTTCCTGGCCGCCCCCTGCAGCATGTAACGATTGGTAATCAGCTCGCCGGTGAGGTTGATGAAGCGATCGAGCAGCTCGGTACGGACCCGGACCGTGCGCGGGCCTTCCTCCCGGCGGGAACTGCTCTCCCGGCGCCGGTCGGCGCCGAATTCGACGCCGGCGACATCAGGCATGCTGCGCAACCGGGCCTCGATCTCATTGCGCGGCAGGTCGGCCACCAGCCAGGCAGAGAGCTTGCCGACAGGGCCGCCGCGTTTCAATTCATCGGCGTTGGGTAAACTCGCCTGCAGGGAACCGCAGTTGGCCAGCTCCCGCAGCAGCAGGATCGCCCGGGCGGCCGGGGCGGCTGCGCCCTCGGCCAGGGTAACGGTGATGTGCAGGGCCTCCCCTTCACTGTCGGTCGGAGTCGGCAGCGCCGCTGCCGCCGGCGGAGGAGCGGCAGCAGCAGGGGTGACCGGCGTGGGAGGCGTAGCGGCAGGTGTTGCGGCGGCCCCGGCGAGAAAGCTCTCAATCTCCCGCTCCGCCCGTTCGGCGGTGATATCTTCGACCAGTCCTTCGAGCAGATCGAGGCCCGCCAGCATCCGATCGATCGCCTCGGCGCTGATCCCCCCCCCCTTGCGGATCGAATCCATCAGGTCTTCAAGGTGGTGAGCGAGGCTGGCGGTGACCGTGTACCCCATGGAGGCCGCCATCCCCTTGATCGAATGCGCCTCGCGAAACAGGGAGTCGATGCTCTCCTTGTCCGTCGGCGCCTTTTCGAGCTGGAGCAGCAGGCGGCTCATGTTCTTGAGATGTTCCGCGGTTTCGCTGAGAAACATTCCGCGGTATTTGGACATATCCATGGGTAGGAATCCAGAATTACGAAATCATTTCAAACGGCAAACAGGGCGCCGCAAAAATCTTCACCCCTGGCCGGCCACACGTCGAACCACATCGAGGACCCGCTCCTCCTTGAAGGGCTTGACGATGAAGTCCCGCGCCCCCGATTGCACCGCCTCGACCACCAGGGCATCCTGGCCCAGGGCACTGCACATGATGACGCAGGCCGCAGGATCTCCCGCCGTGATCTCCTGCAACGCCTCGATTCCGCTCTTCAACGGCATGACGATATCCATCGTGACCAGGTCGGGATGCAACTCGCGGTAGCATTCGACGGCCTCGACACCGTTGGCCGCTTCGCCGACGACCTGGTGCCCGGCCCGGAGAAAGATATCCTTGAGCATGTTGCGCATGAACAGGGCATCATCGACGATCAGTACTCTCAAACCCATCGGTTCATCTCCTCCACGTTTTCCCTCAATGCGTTTCCAGGCTCGCCAGCAGGCGTGCCAGGTCGAGCATGTTGATCATATCCCCCTGGTGATTGAAGACTTCGCGGATATACGCCTCCCGTTCCCGGTCCTGCAGATAGGGAAGCATTTTTTCCCGCTCCAGCGCCAGGATTCTGCCGACGGCGGTCACGCCGAGACCGAGGGGACAGGTCGCGGCCGGCAACACGATGACCCGCCGGTCCCGTTGCGAGGCTTCCAGACCGAGATACCCGGCGAGGTCGAGCACCGGCAAAATCGTGCCGTGAAAGTTGATCGCGCCGAGGTAGCCGGCCGGCGCCAGCGGGATGTAATCGAAGTCGGGGGCCTCGACGATCTCCTGCACATCGGCGACCTCAAGGCCGTAGAGCTCTTCACCGAGACGAAAGGTCAGGGTCAGGTCCATGGCGGCCTCAGCCCCGTTCGCTGCCAAGCTGGAAGCGTCGTACCGCGTCGAGCAGCTGGTCGGCCAGGGCCGAGAGGTCCTGGGCCGAGTGGGCCATTTCTTCCATGGAGGCGGTCTGCTGCTGGGTCGCCGCCGAAACCTCCTCGGTCGCCGCAGCGTTGTCGGCCACGACCTTGGAAATCTCGTCGATCGCCTCAACCATCTTGCCGGCCCCTTGCGTCTGCTTCTGGGAAAGTTCGGCGATGCTGGTCGCCTTGGTCTGGGTATTGGCCGCCGTCTCGATAATCTGGTCGAAGGCGGTCACCGTCGAATCGAGGGCGGTTCGGCCGGCGTCCATCTCGACCATGGTCTGCTTCATCGAAGCCTGCACCTGCCCTCCCTGCTCACGGATCGCTTCGATCAGACTGGTGATCTCGCCGGCCGATTCGCTGGTCGAATCGGCCAGTTTGCGGATCTCCTCAGCGACAACGGCGAAGCCACGGCCGTACTCGCCGGCCCGCGCCGCTTCGATGGTCGCGTTGAGAGCCAGCAGGTTGGTCTTCTGCGCGACCCCGGTGATGACGTCGACGATCTTGCCGATCTTCTGGACCTGGAGGCCGAAAGAGACGATCTGCTGGCCGTTGTTCTCCACCTCGACGAGAATGTGACGCAGCTTTTCGGTGGTGACCCGGGCGGTCTCGCCCCCCCCCTGGGCGGTTCGGGCGGTTTCGTTGGCGGCGGCGACCACCTTCTTCGCCGCCCCGGCGATCAGCTCGACGGAGACGGCCATCTCCCGGATCAGGCGCGAGGAACGTTCGACCATTTCGGCCTGGGTTTCCGCCCCGCGGCTGATCTGCTCGACGGTGTTGGAGACTTCATGGCTCGATGCGGTCATCTCCTGCGAGGTGGCGGAGAGACCCTGGGCCGCCTCGGCAACCTTGTTGGCGGAGGTGCGGATGGTGCCGACCAGGTCGCGCAGGCTCTCCACGACACGGTTCAGGGAACCGGCGAGATCGGCGGTTTCATCCGGAAAGGCGCTGCCGCGCAGGCGGATCGCCTTGGAGAGGTCACCGAGGCTGAGGCGCTCGGCCGCCTCCGAGAGGTGGCGGATGTTGGCCGTGAACGCCTTGGAAAAGGCCCACCCGAGCAGCAGGCCGACCAGGATCGCGCAGCCGATGCTGACCAGCTGCTGCCAGGCTTCGGGGATACCGAGATGGGGGACGAGCTGGTTGAGCAGCACGATAGAGCCCACCACGATGATAAATCCCATGATGAATTTGTAGCTGATTTCTACACGCATCGATCCACTCCTTCGCAAGACAGCTTCACTGGCAGGCAATTCTCATTGGCATTGACCGGGGCCGGGGCTCAGGGGGCGGGTAGAGAGCGGTAGATCCGCTCCTCCGGGTATTCGGCGGCAAAGCGTTGCCGAATCTCGCCGAGCAGGGTTTCCGCCCGTCCCAGGACCAAATACCCTCCCGCACCCAGGGCGTCAGCGAAGCGCCGCAGGATTCGCTCCTGGTCACCCCGGGAGAAATAGATCAGCACGTTGCGGCAAAGGATCAGGGCGGCCCTGGGGTAGGCCCCCTCGCCGAGGATATCCTGCTGTTGGAACTTCACCCGCTTGCGGATCTCCTCACGCAGGCGCAGCCCACGCCCCTCGGCCACGAAACAACGCTCCCGCATTGCCGCCGGCACCTCACCGAGGCGCTGCTCGTCGTAATAGCCGGCCGCCGCCTGGGCCAGGGCCGGAGCGCTGATGTCGCTCCCCCAGATTTCGATCTCCAGGTCCTGGACCGGCAGCGCCTCGACCAGCAGCGCCAGCGAGTAAGGCTCTTCGCCACTGGCACAGCCGACACTCCAGAGCCGCAACCGGCGTTCGCCGGCGGCGCGGGCGTTTTTCACCAGGGCAGGCAGGACCTCCTGCTGCAGGGTCTGGAAGGTGGAGGGGTTGCGAAAGAACTGGGAGACGTTGATGGTAATGGCCGCCAGCAACGGGTCCAGTTCACTCTCATTATGCTCCAGCCAAGCCAGATAGGGGAGCGCCGCACTGAAGCCGCAGGCCCGCACCCTGGCCGCGATCCGGCGCTTGACACAGCGGTCCTTGTACATACCAAGGTCGAAGCCGCGCCGGGCCAGCAGCAGCTCGCGCAGACGATCAAACTCGGCGTCGGGGAATTCGCTGCCGACAAAGGGTACATGATTTGACGACGGATCTCGCAACAGGCCCCCCAGGCAATCTCAAAGCTAGCAAACATCGGTCCAACGACCGTAGCACCCGCCCTTCCGGCGCCGGGGTTGCTAACCCTGGCCGGAAAAGTGATTGAATCCTCGCGGCTGCATCGGGCGGATGCCACCCTCCCGGTCTTTCACCAGCAGGCCGCCATCTGGCGGCGTAACCTGGCCGATGCGGCTGACCGGCAGTGACCAGTCGCGCACCAGTTCGGCAAGCCGTTCCTCGTGGTGCGGGGCGACGGTCAGCAGCAGTTCATAATCCTCGCCGCCGGCGAGCACCAGGTCAAAAAGTTCCGGCGCCTGCCGCAGCCGGGCTTCGGTTGCGGCCGATAGCGGCAGAGTGGCGGCGTCCAGCAGGGCCCCCGCGTTCGCCGCCGCCAGGATATGGCCGAGATCCGCGAGCAGACCGTCGGAGAGATCGATCATCGCCGTCGCCAGTCCGCCCGCGGCGAAGCTGCGCCCCGCGGCACTGCGCGCCGTGGGGCGATGGTGCCGCGCCAGCAGTTCCGGGTCGGGAGGTCGCCCCTGCTGCAGGTCGAAGAGCGCCAGGGCACTGTCGCCGAGGGTTCCGGTGACGTAGATGCCATCCCCGGGAGCGGCCCCGGAGCGCCGCACCAGCTCCCCCGGCGGAATGCTCCCCGCGGCGGTGACCGAGATCAGCAGCGGCCCCGGCGACCGGCAGGTATCGCCGCCGGCAAGGGTCACCCCGTATTCGTCACAGGCGGCGCAAAATCCCTCCATCAGGTCGTCGAGGTCGGCCAGGGGGAGGGTCGTGGGAATACCCAACCCAAGCAAGAGGAAGTGGGGCGTGCCGCCCATGGCCGCGATATCGCTGATATTGACCGCAACGCTCTTGCGGCCGAGATCGGCCATGCCGGTCCAGTCGCGGCGGAAATGCACCTCCTCGATGAGCAGATCCTTGCTGGTCAGCAGCAGCTCCCCGGCCGGGAGCTGCAAGGCCGCGCAGTCGTCGCCGATCCCCAGCAGCACCCCGCGCCCGTCCCGTACTCCGCTCCGGATGCGATCAATGAAACCGAACTCGCCGAGGTCCTTCAGCTTCATGCCGGATCGACCAGCGCCGCGGCCAGGACCTCGTCCATCGTCCGCACGCTGACGAAGTTCAGCTTGCTGCGCAGGGGGCGCGGGATCTCTTCCAGGTCCTTGAGGTTGCGGTGCGGAATGATGACGGTACTTATGTGGGCCTGGGCGGCGGCCAGAACCTTCTCCTTGAGGCCACCGATCGGCAGCACCTTGCCGCGCAGGGTGATCTCGCCGGTCATCGCCACATCTTTGCTTACCCGCCGGCCGGAGAGGGCTGAAATCAGCGCCGTCGCCATGGTCACCCCGGCGCTCGGGCCATCCTTGGGAATCGCGCCGGCCGGAACGTGGACATGGATATCCCGGGTTTCGAAAACCGCCGGATCGATACCGAGCTCATCGGCATGGGTACGGGCATAGGAGAGGGCGGCCTGGGCGCTCTCCTTCATCACCTCGCCGAGATGCCCGGTCAGGGTCAGGGTCCCCTTCCCTTTCATGGTGTTGACTTCGACGTAAAGGATTTCGCCGCCGACTTCGGTCCAGGCCAGGCCGGTAGCGAGCCCCGCCTCGTCCTCGCTGCGTTCCTCCTCCGGAAGATAGCGGGGCTGGCCGAGAAAGCGGGCGATGGTGTTCTCGCTGACCCGGATCGCCTGCTTCTTCCCTTCCGCGAAGCGGCGCGCCACCTTGCGGCAGATGCTGCCGATTTCCCGTTCGAGGTTGCGCAGCCCGGCCTCCGCCGTATAGCCGGTAATCAGGCGCAGCAGGGCGTTGCGGGAGAAGACCACCGCCCCCTTCTTCAGGCCGTTGGCTTCGAGCTGGCGCGGGACCAGGTAGCGGTTGGCGATGAAGACCTTCTCTTCGGCGGTGTAGCCGGCGAGGCGGATCACCTCGAGGCGGTCCTTGAGGGCCGAGGGGATCGGGTCCATGACATTGGCGGTCGCCACAAAGAGCACCCGGGAAAGGTCGAAGGGAAGATTGATGTAGTGGTCCGAAAAGGCGTGGTTCTGCTCCGGGTCGAGGAGTTCGAGGAGGGCCGCCGAGGGATCGCCGCGGAAATCGGCGCCGATTTTGTCGAGTTCATCGAGCATGAAGACCGGGTTGTTGGTGCCGGCCTGTTTCATCCCCTGCAGGATCCGTCCCGGCATGGCGCCGACATAGGTGCGGCGGTGGCCGCGAATCTCCGCCTCATCGCGCACCCCACCGAGGGAGATGCGCACGAACTCGCGGCCCAGGGCGCGGGCGATCGACTTGCCGAGACTGGTCTTGCCCACCCCAGGCGGGCCGACGAAGCAGAGGACCGGTCCTTTCAGATCCTTCTTCAGCTTGCGCACCGCGAGGAATTCGAGGATGCGGTCCTTGACCTTTTCGAGATCATAGTGATCCTCGTCGAGAACCCGGCGCGCCTTCTTCAGGTCGAGGTTGTCCCGGGTGGCGTGGCTCCAGGGGAGCTCCACCAGCCAGTCGAGGTAGGTGCGGACCAGGGAATATTCGGCGGCCTCGGGGTGCATCGTCTCCAGGCGCCGCAGCTGCTTTTCGGCTTCGACCAGGGTCTCTTCCGGCAGGTTCGCCAGTTCGAGCTTGCCGCGCAGTTCTGCGACATCTTCGGCACGGGGATCGGCCTCGCCGAGTTCGGCCTGGATCGCCCGCAGCTGCTCGCGCAGGAAATATTCGCGCTGGCTCTTCCCCATCTCCTCCTTGGCCTGGCTCTGGATGCGGTTCTGCACCGTCATCAGCTCCAGTTCCTTGGCGAGCAGGGTCTTGATACGCAGCAGCCGCTCCACCGGGTCGAGGATTTCGATCAGTTCCTGGGCCTCGGCGACCTTGAGGCCGATATTGCTCGCCACCAGATCGGCGAGGCTGCCGGGCTCTTCGATATTCTCCACCACCAGGATCACTTCCGGTGCGACGTTCTTGCCAAGGTTGACGATCTGGCCGAGCTGGTCACGAACGGTGCGCATCAGCGCCTCGACTTCGAGGGGGAGCTCGTCCTGGGGGGTCTCCTTCAGCTGTTCGATCTGCACGGTAAAATGGGGTTCGGTGGCATTGAAGCGCTCGATGCGCCCCTTGGCAAGGCCCTGGATCAGGACCTTGAGGCGGCCGTCGGGGAGCTTGAGCATGCGCATGATCATCGCCACCGTACCGGTGGTGTAGATCGACTCCGGAACCGGCTCCTCCTCGCCGAGGTCCTTCTGGGTGGCGAGGAAGATCAGGCGATCGCTGGCCAGTGCCGCATCGATGGCGGCAACCGACTTTTCGCGGCCGACGAAGAGGGGGAGGATCATGTAAGGGAAGATGACGACATCCCGCACCGGGAGGAGGGGAAGTTCATCAGGAATCTGGATATCTTTCTTTTCCGGACTGGTTGCCAAACGTAAGACCTCTCTGCCGGCATGCATGCCGGACCGATAACGCAATGGGGCAGGCCGCTACCTCCGTGCCCTGTCCGGGGCCGCCAACCGGCAGCGACAGGCACTGGGGTTTCGGACAAGATACCGGATGCACCGGCTTATGTCCAGCCGCAATTATCTTCTGGTCTCGGGGACTTGGGGCATTTTGTGCTGCTCAGGGCCGGATCTGGAAGCGCTCCTGCACCTCCCCCTGACAAACCCCGCCGGCAGTGAAACTGCGCTCGAAAAATTCGACGGCACCGGAATCCGTGATCAGTAGCAGGGTCGAGGCGCGGGTTCCATAGTCGCTGCTGCAGATAAATCGCGACGAAAGGAGCCGTTCCCAGGCCAGACCGACCCCGGTATCGGGCAGGTCGGCAGCGGCCGCCGGGGTGCGGTCGGCGAGCAGGGTGAAGAGCGACCCTGGGTTCACCCGGTTCTCCTGCACGAGCTTCGCCAGGGCCGCCTTGCCGCTGGTTACCTTCGGCCAGGGGGTATTGAGCAGGGCGTTGCTCAGGCCGTGGATGCCGGGAGTTAAAACCGTGGCGGCGCCGCCACGGCTGCTGAACCAGGCAACCTGGTCGCGGTTGCCGGCAAGGAGGTTAAAGGCATGGTAGTCCTGCGCCATCGGCGCCTGCGTCGCGATCCAGTCCCTCGGCTCCCTGCCGGAGGAGAGAAAGTCCCGCACCAGCAACCCCCGGGAAGGCGCATCACTGCGATGCCGGTCCGGGTCGCGAAAATCGCGGAAGTTGGTCACCGCCGCCCAGCGCCCACGCCGATCGACGCCGCACCAGGTCCCGCCGCCGACCAGGTCCCGACCCGCCAGAATTTCCGGCGGATCGCTCCACCAGGTGGCCGGTGCGGTCGGTCGACGGTGAAATTCATCGCGGTTGGCGGCCAGGACCAGCCGATACTCGGGGTGGCAGTTCCAGGCCAAGAGGATCAGACACATGGCAACGGGCCCTTCGCTGGCAGGACTATCTCCGGAAAAAGACGAACCTAACCTGAGGGTAACAGAGGTTCGGCCGGCAATGGAACGGATTTCCCCTCTCCCTGCGGACTTTCCTGACCTGGCTCCCGCTCCGTGACCTGCCGACGCCTGATAGCGGGGGCAGCACCCGCAACTTCCGTGGGGAGGAAAACATGTGATGGCAGCTCTCCATCTCTGACTCGCATGATTCAACTGCCTCGCCGCTGAAAATCGACCAGATAAAAAGGGCGGCCCATCTGGACCGCCCTTTTTATCTGCTGTGACTGGAATGCGCTCGGCTCAGACCTTCGGGCCGGCCTGGGTAAAATCGAAGTCGTCACCATCTTTCATGTACTTTTTGAAGTTCTGAATGAACATCCCGGCGAGCTTGTTGGCAGTGGCATCGAAGCTTTCCTTGTCGGCCCAGGCATTGCGGGGGTTGAGCAGGTTGCTGTCAACCCCGGGCAGAGCCTTGGGGATATTCAGGCGGAACCAGCGGGTCTGGTCGAACTCGGCGTTTTCAATGGAACCATCGAGAATGGCGTTGACGCAGGCGCGGGTCGCCTTGATGCTCATGCGCTTGCCGACCCCGTAACCACCGCCGGCCCAGCCGGTGTTGACCAGGTAAGCATTGACGCCGTGCTTTTCCATCTTCTCGCCGAGGAGCTTGGCGTAAACGGTCGGGTGCAGCGGAAGGAAGGCCTCGCCGAAACAGGCCGAGAAGGTCGCCTGGGGCTCGGTGACGCCGCGCTCGGTACCGGCGACCTTGGCGGTGTAGCCGGAGAGGAAGTAGTACATCGCCTGTTCCTTGGTCAGCTTGGAGACCGGCGGCAGCACGCCGAAAGCGTCGCAGGTGAGGAAGATGATGTTCTTCGGATGACCGGCCTTGAGGGTCGGCTCGTGGTTGTCGATATGCTCGATCGGGTAGGAGACGCGGGTGTTTTCGGTCTTGGAACGGTCGTCGAAGTCGATGATGCCGTCGTCATTGGCGACGACATTCTCGAGCAGGGCGTTGCGGCGGATGGCACCGTAGATCTCCGGCTCGCTCTCCGCCGAGAGGTTGATGCACTTGGCGTAGCACCCCCCCTCAAAGTTGAAGATACCGTCGTCGTCCCAGCCGTGCTCGTCATCACCGATCAGCTTGCGGGCGGCATCGGTAGAGAGGGTCGTCTTGCCGGTTCCCGAGAGGCCGAAGAAGAGGGCGACGTCGCCGGCCTTGCCGACGTTGGCGCTGCAGTGCATGGAGAGGATTCCCTGCAGCGGCAGCCAGTAGTTCATCATCGTGAAGATCCCCTTCTTCATCTCCCCGCCGTACCAGGTGCCACCGATGATGGCGACGTTCTTTTCGATGTTGAAGGCGACGAAGACTTCCGAATTAAGCCCGTGTTTCTCCCAGTTCTTGTTGACCAGGTTGCTGGCGTTGTAGACGGTGAAGTTGGGGGCGAAGGCGGCCATCTCCTCCTGGCCGGGGCGAATAAACATGTTCTTGACGAAGTGGGCCTGCCAGGCGAATTCGGTAACGAAGCGGACCGACTTGCGGGTCTTTTCGTTGGAACCACAAAAGCCATCGGTGACGTAGAGGTCTTTCCCCGCCAGGTAGTCGAGGACCTCGGCATGCAGTTCGTCGAAGATTTCCGGTGCCATGGCGACGTTGACCTTGCCCCAGGCGATATTCGCAAAGGAGGGGAGCTGGTGGACAAAGTACTTGTCCTTGGGGGAACGGCCGGTAAACTTGCCGGTATCGACCATCATGGTGCCGTTGTCGGCGACGCGCCCTTCGTTGTTGCGCTTTTCGTGCGCAAAAAGGTCGTCGAAACCGAGGTTGTGGTGGATGGTGCCAACGCTCTTCAGCCCAAGGTCTTTTGCCTGAATCATCTTCATCACCCTTGTTTGCGTGGAGTCGGGTCGCCGGGGAGCAACCGCTCGTTGATGTTCATGGACGGCGCGGGAGGATGCGTCGTCCAGATATGTGAAAAAATTCCAAAATTCTCGAAGCCGGTCACGGATTTGGCCCCGAAAGGTCTTAACAAATTTATCCTCAATAGAAAAGAAAAATATTTCAAAAATATCGCTAAAATTATTTACGCTTCCGTTTTACAATCGGCAGGGACAGTTTTCTCTCTCACCACAGCCTTCTTTCGGGGAGACCAATTTAGTTCTGCGGAAACACAGTAAGATATAGTGCTACTCTGTGCGGGTGCGCCCGGCATCCCGTCAGATCAACGTTCTTCCGAAGGAGGTCTTCCGATGAGTTATGACGTTCCCCAAAATGCCAAGCTGCTCAAATGGGTCGAGGAAGTCGCGTCCCTGTGCCAACCGGCCCGCATCCACTGGTGCGACGGATCGCAGGAAGAGTACGACACCCTTTGCGAGCAACTGGTGGCGAGCGGCACCTTCCGCAAATTGAATCCGGAAAAGCGGCCCAACAGCTATCTCGCCTGGTCCGATCCGATCGATGTCGCCCGGGTCGAGGACCGGACCTTCATCTGCAGCATCTCCAGGAACGATGCCGGGCCGACCAACAACTGGATGCCGCCGAAGGAGATGAAGGAGAAGCTCAACGCCCTCTTCAAGGGGTGCATGCAGGGACGGACCATGTACGTCATCC is a window encoding:
- the pckA gene encoding phosphoenolpyruvate carboxykinase (ATP), whose translation is MIQAKDLGLKSVGTIHHNLGFDDLFAHEKRNNEGRVADNGTMMVDTGKFTGRSPKDKYFVHQLPSFANIAWGKVNVAMAPEIFDELHAEVLDYLAGKDLYVTDGFCGSNEKTRKSVRFVTEFAWQAHFVKNMFIRPGQEEMAAFAPNFTVYNASNLVNKNWEKHGLNSEVFVAFNIEKNVAIIGGTWYGGEMKKGIFTMMNYWLPLQGILSMHCSANVGKAGDVALFFGLSGTGKTTLSTDAARKLIGDDEHGWDDDGIFNFEGGCYAKCINLSAESEPEIYGAIRRNALLENVVANDDGIIDFDDRSKTENTRVSYPIEHIDNHEPTLKAGHPKNIIFLTCDAFGVLPPVSKLTKEQAMYYFLSGYTAKVAGTERGVTEPQATFSACFGEAFLPLHPTVYAKLLGEKMEKHGVNAYLVNTGWAGGGYGVGKRMSIKATRACVNAILDGSIENAEFDQTRWFRLNIPKALPGVDSNLLNPRNAWADKESFDATANKLAGMFIQNFKKYMKDGDDFDFTQAGPKV